One genomic region from Sciurus carolinensis chromosome 2, mSciCar1.2, whole genome shotgun sequence encodes:
- the LOC124977216 gene encoding cathepsin G-like isoform X2 produces the protein MQPLLLLLAFLLPPGAEAGKIIGGREARPHSYPYMAYLRVQGSEGRHTCGGFLVREDFVMTAAHCWGSLINVTLGAHNIQRQERTQQHISVLRAIRHPDYNPWNIQNDIMLLQLSSRIRQNAAVRPVALPQAGNGGDSGGPLVCNNVAQGIVSYGANNGTPPAVFTRILSYLPWVQRTMRRFKWEDQTETPL, from the exons ATGCAGCCACTCCTGCTTCTGTTGGCCTTTCTCCTCCCGCCTGGGGCTGAAGCAG GGAAGATCATTGGAGGCCGGGAGGCCAGACCCCATTCCTACCCCTACATGGCATATCTTCGGGTCCAGGGCTCAGAAGGTCGGCACACTTGCGGGGGGTTCCTCGTGCGAGAAGACTTTGTGATGACAGCAGCTCATTGCTGGGGAAG TCTTATAAATGTCACTCTGGGAGCTCACAACATCCAGAGACAGGAAAGGACCCAGCAACACATCTCTGTGCTCAGAGCCATCCGCCACCCTGACTACAATCCATGGAACATCCAGAATGACATCATGTTACTGCAG CTGAGCAGCAGAATCAGGCAGAATGCAGCGGTGAGGCCTGTGGCCCTGCCTCAAGCCGGGAATGGG GGAGACTCCGGTGGCCCTCTGGTATGTAACAACGTGGCCCAGGGCATTGTCTCCTATGGAGCTAACAATGGGACCCCTCCTGCAGTCTTCACCCGGATCTTGAGCTACCTACCCTGGGTACAGAGAACAATGAGGCGCTTCAAATGGGAGGATCAGACTGAAACCCCTCTATGA
- the LOC124977216 gene encoding cathepsin G-like isoform X1: protein MQPLLLLLAFLLPPGAEAGKIIGGREARPHSYPYMAYLRVQGSEGRHTCGGFLVREDFVMTAAHCWGSLINVTLGAHNIQRQERTQQHISVLRAIRHPDYNPWNIQNDIMLLQLSSRIRQNAAVRPVALPQAGNGVSPGTLCTVTGWGLVSLNRLPNRLQEVQLRVQRDQVCSRRFAFYTGQTQICVGVPRERKNAFRGDSGGPLVCNNVAQGIVSYGANNGTPPAVFTRILSYLPWVQRTMRRFKWEDQTETPL from the exons ATGCAGCCACTCCTGCTTCTGTTGGCCTTTCTCCTCCCGCCTGGGGCTGAAGCAG GGAAGATCATTGGAGGCCGGGAGGCCAGACCCCATTCCTACCCCTACATGGCATATCTTCGGGTCCAGGGCTCAGAAGGTCGGCACACTTGCGGGGGGTTCCTCGTGCGAGAAGACTTTGTGATGACAGCAGCTCATTGCTGGGGAAG TCTTATAAATGTCACTCTGGGAGCTCACAACATCCAGAGACAGGAAAGGACCCAGCAACACATCTCTGTGCTCAGAGCCATCCGCCACCCTGACTACAATCCATGGAACATCCAGAATGACATCATGTTACTGCAG CTGAGCAGCAGAATCAGGCAGAATGCAGCGGTGAGGCCTGTGGCCCTGCCTCAAGCCGGGAATGGGGTGAGTCCTGGGACCTTGTGCACAGTGACCGGCTGGGGCCTGGTCAGCCTGAACAGGTTACCAAACAGACTCCAGGAGGTGCAGCTGAGAGTGCAGAGGGACCAGGTGTGCAGCAGACGCTTTGCTTTCTACACCGGCCAGACCCAGATTTGTGTGGGGGTCCCTCGAGAGAGGAAGAATGCCTTCAGG GGAGACTCCGGTGGCCCTCTGGTATGTAACAACGTGGCCCAGGGCATTGTCTCCTATGGAGCTAACAATGGGACCCCTCCTGCAGTCTTCACCCGGATCTTGAGCTACCTACCCTGGGTACAGAGAACAATGAGGCGCTTCAAATGGGAGGATCAGACTGAAACCCCTCTATGA